A stretch of Aythya fuligula isolate bAytFul2 chromosome 1, bAytFul2.pri, whole genome shotgun sequence DNA encodes these proteins:
- the LOC116485654 gene encoding homeobox protein NANOG-like, with the protein MCSQLALPPYQAYPGGSGMGYLEFCWSSAGDTGHVPVLAGPAAAASASPSPEAGQHRQTTEISPASSSSGNFSQFMPDSATSPHSASSSPQPTAKPQKGREDVMGTVKKGKSRTAFSEEQLQTLHQRFQAQKYLSPHQIRELAVALGLTYQQVKTWFQNRRMKLKRCQKHILWTARAQCLTQNSFQPSTYLDVHPKFHQGYPINAASNIQTVSSPRQHYGAGQNAYAIVTSEDGGVFGKGGGTCSVQQTVGFIAQHKVDFYHSCPGSVEYPGTKTGDGCNFHHAASMGASFPTTAGYHLYHS; encoded by the exons ATGTGTTCTCAGCTGGCTCTGCCCCCCTACCAGGCTTACCCCGGCGGGTCCGGCATGGGGTACCTGGAGTtctgctggagctcagcaggAGACACAGGACATGTTCCCGTTTTGGccgggccagcagcagcagccagtgcCAGTCCATCTCCAGAGGCAGGACAGCACAGGCAGACAACAG aaatttCCCCGGCTTCCTCCAGTTCTGGGAATTTCAGCCAGTTCATGCCAGACTCAGCCACCAGTCCACATTCAGCATCCTCATCCCCACAACCTACTGCTAAGCctcagaaaggcagagaagatgTCATGGGGACAGTCAAGAAGGGCAAGAGCCGCACAGCCTTCTCCGAGGAGCAGCTGCAAACCCTGCACCAGCGGTTCCAGGCCCAGAAGTATCTCAGCCCCCATCAGATCCGGGAGCTGGCAGTGGCCCTGGGGCTCACCTACCAGCAG GTGAAGACTTGGTTCCAGAACAGGAGGATGAAGCTGAAAAGGTGCCAGAAGCATATCCTGTGGACTGCTCGGGCTCAGTGCCTCACACAA aacaGCTTCCAACCAAGTACTTACCTGGATGTGCACCCCAAATTCCACCAGGGCTACCCGATCAATGCAGCCAGCAACATCCAAACAGTGTCTTCTCCCCGCCAGCACTACGGAGCAGGGCAGAACGCTTACGCGATTGTGACCAGCGAGGATGGAGGAGTCTTTGGCAAAGGTGGGGGCACCTGCAGCGTCCAGCAGACGGTGGGCTTCATTGCCCAGCACAAAGTAGACTTTTATCACAGCTGTCCTGGCAGTGTGGAATATCCGGGCACAAAGACAGGTGATGGCTGTAACTTTCACCACGCAGCGTCCATGGGGGCATCATTCCCAACCACTGCTGGCTACCATCTCTATCATTCCTAA